A section of the Mesorhizobium loti genome encodes:
- the cysW gene encoding sulfate ABC transporter permease subunit CysW produces MADPEIKSYEPYHESRSAAVTESRPAQAVLMAIVFAFLGVFLLLPLIIVFHEALAKGIGAYTQALGEPDARSAIHLTLLVAAISVPLNVVFGISAAWAIAKFEFKGKAFLTTLIDLPFSVSPVISGLVYVLLFGAQGLLGEWLKAHGIQILFAVPGIVLATVFVTFPFVARELIPLMQEQGNGDEEAALSLGANGWQTFWYVTLPNVKWGLLYGVLLCNARAMGEFGAVSVVSGHIRGLTNTMPLHVEILYNEYNAVGAFAVASLLAGLALVTLVLKTLLEMRYGAELAATRGH; encoded by the coding sequence ATGGCTGATCCCGAAATCAAATCCTACGAGCCCTACCATGAGAGCCGCTCGGCGGCGGTGACCGAAAGCCGGCCGGCACAGGCCGTGCTGATGGCGATCGTTTTTGCCTTCCTCGGCGTCTTTCTGCTCCTGCCGCTGATCATTGTCTTCCATGAGGCGCTGGCGAAAGGCATCGGTGCCTATACGCAAGCGCTGGGCGAACCGGATGCGCGTTCGGCCATTCACCTGACACTGCTCGTCGCGGCTATCTCGGTGCCGCTCAACGTCGTCTTCGGCATCTCCGCCGCCTGGGCCATCGCCAAGTTCGAGTTCAAGGGCAAGGCCTTCCTGACCACGCTGATCGACCTGCCCTTCTCGGTCTCGCCGGTCATCTCGGGTCTGGTCTACGTGCTTCTGTTCGGCGCCCAGGGGCTGCTCGGAGAGTGGCTGAAGGCACATGGCATCCAGATCCTGTTCGCCGTGCCCGGCATCGTGCTGGCCACCGTGTTCGTCACCTTCCCCTTCGTCGCCCGCGAACTGATCCCGCTGATGCAGGAGCAAGGCAATGGCGATGAGGAAGCGGCGCTCTCGCTCGGCGCCAATGGCTGGCAGACCTTCTGGTACGTCACGCTGCCCAACGTCAAATGGGGGCTGCTCTACGGCGTCTTGCTTTGCAACGCCCGTGCCATGGGCGAATTCGGCGCGGTTTCGGTGGTTTCGGGTCACATACGCGGCCTGACCAACACCATGCCGCTGCATGTCGAAATCCTCTACAACGAGTACAATGCCGTCGGCGCCTTCGCCGTCGCCTCACTGCTTGCCGGGCTGGCGCTCGTCACGCTGGTCTTGAAAACACTGCTCGAGATGCGCTACGGCGCCGAACTCGCCGCGACGCGCGGACACTGA
- a CDS encoding LacI family DNA-binding transcriptional regulator gives MIKPRSRRGGGRPTISDVARKAGVGAITVSRALREPERVSLDLRRQIQAAVDELGYVPDPNARALASARAEVFGVLVPSLTNNVFAEVVRGIYDSLSDSPFRIQMGNTHYSGLEEERLLQVFGSQRPAALIVAGIDQTPTSRKLLENAGCPVVQVMETGPDPVDMMVGFSHLDGGRTATEHLIEVGYRRIGFIGARMDPRSQRRLAGYRAAMEKAGLFDPRLITTTPVLSSVSLGREMFRDALAKMPTLDGVFCNNDDIALGVLFECHRAAIDVPKTIGIVGFNDLDMMQVAFPSITSIRTHRYEIGRRAVAMALAAIAGDRPEQRIVNLGFELKRRESTAR, from the coding sequence ATGATCAAGCCACGCTCGCGCCGGGGCGGAGGCCGCCCGACCATATCGGATGTCGCGCGCAAGGCCGGCGTCGGCGCCATCACGGTGTCGCGCGCGCTGCGCGAGCCAGAGCGTGTCAGCCTGGATTTGCGCCGCCAGATCCAGGCCGCCGTCGACGAGCTTGGCTATGTGCCGGACCCCAATGCGCGGGCTCTGGCCTCGGCGCGCGCCGAAGTGTTCGGCGTGCTGGTGCCCTCGCTCACCAACAACGTCTTCGCCGAGGTGGTGCGCGGCATCTATGACAGCCTATCGGACAGCCCGTTCCGCATCCAAATGGGCAACACGCATTATTCGGGACTGGAGGAGGAGCGGCTCCTGCAGGTGTTCGGCTCGCAGCGGCCGGCGGCACTGATCGTGGCCGGCATCGACCAGACGCCAACCTCGCGAAAACTGCTGGAAAATGCCGGTTGCCCGGTGGTGCAAGTGATGGAGACCGGGCCGGACCCCGTCGACATGATGGTCGGCTTCTCGCATCTCGACGGCGGCAGGACGGCGACCGAGCACCTGATCGAGGTGGGTTATCGCCGCATCGGCTTCATCGGCGCGCGCATGGATCCGCGCTCGCAGCGGCGCCTGGCCGGTTATCGCGCCGCGATGGAGAAGGCCGGCCTGTTCGACCCGCGCCTGATCACCACCACGCCGGTGCTGTCCAGCGTATCGCTCGGCCGCGAAATGTTTCGCGATGCCCTGGCCAAGATGCCGACGCTCGACGGCGTGTTCTGCAACAATGACGATATCGCGCTCGGCGTGCTGTTCGAATGCCATCGCGCCGCGATCGATGTGCCGAAGACGATAGGCATCGTCGGCTTCAACGATCTCGATATGATGCAGGTGGCCTTTCCCTCGATCACCAGCATCCGCACCCATCGCTACGAAATCGGCAGGCGCGCGGTGGCCATGGCGCTGGCCGCGATCGCCGGCGACCGGCCGGAGCAACGCATCGTCAACCTCGGCTTCGAGCTCAAGCGCCGCGAGAGCACGGCCCGCTGA
- a CDS encoding sulfate ABC transporter substrate-binding protein has protein sequence MKRFFLGIATVAGLFLASSQAWSADKLLNASYDVGRELFVQVNKAFISGHPGVTVDQSHAGTSAQARAIAEGLGADVVTFNQVTDIDFLVKKGFVSADWQKDFPDNASPFYSLPSFLVRAGNPKHIKDWNDLVRDDVQVIFPNPKTSGNARYTYLAATAYAKEAFKGDDAKVKEFITKLFNNVPIFDTGGRAATTTFVQREIGDVLITFESETRGIRKEYGDDKFEQVTPSVSLLAEFPVAIVDKVADEHGTRDLAKTYLNFLYTPEGQDILAQNGNRVRDATVAAKYKADFPEVRLLTVEDVFGGWDKIQKEHFAAGGLLDQAYGSR, from the coding sequence ATGAAGCGATTTTTCCTCGGCATTGCCACGGTCGCCGGCCTGTTCCTCGCGTCCTCCCAAGCCTGGTCGGCCGACAAGCTGCTCAATGCCTCCTATGACGTCGGCCGCGAACTGTTCGTTCAGGTCAACAAGGCCTTCATATCAGGGCATCCGGGCGTGACCGTCGACCAGTCGCATGCGGGCACCTCGGCGCAAGCGCGCGCCATCGCCGAGGGCCTTGGCGCCGATGTCGTCACCTTCAACCAGGTCACCGACATCGATTTCCTGGTCAAGAAGGGGTTCGTATCCGCCGACTGGCAGAAGGATTTTCCCGACAACGCCTCGCCCTTCTACTCGCTGCCCTCGTTCCTTGTCCGCGCGGGCAACCCCAAGCACATCAAGGACTGGAACGATCTGGTGCGCGACGACGTGCAGGTGATCTTCCCCAACCCGAAGACCTCCGGCAATGCGCGCTACACCTATCTGGCGGCCACGGCCTACGCCAAGGAAGCCTTCAAGGGCGACGACGCCAAGGTGAAGGAGTTCATCACCAAGCTGTTCAACAATGTTCCGATCTTCGACACGGGCGGTCGCGCCGCGACCACCACTTTCGTGCAGCGCGAAATCGGCGACGTGCTGATCACCTTCGAATCCGAGACGCGCGGCATCCGCAAGGAGTATGGCGACGACAAGTTCGAGCAGGTCACGCCTTCGGTCAGCCTGCTGGCCGAATTCCCGGTGGCGATCGTCGACAAGGTCGCCGACGAACACGGCACGCGCGACCTGGCCAAGACCTATCTCAACTTCCTCTACACGCCCGAAGGCCAGGACATCCTCGCACAGAACGGCAACCGCGTGCGCGACGCGACCGTCGCCGCCAAATACAAGGCCGACTTCCCCGAGGTGCGCCTGCTGACCGTGGAAGACGTCTTCGGCGGCTGGGACAAGATCCAGAAAGAGCATTTCGCCGCCGGCGGCCTGCTCGACCAGGCCTATGGCAGCCGCTGA
- a CDS encoding sulfate/molybdate ABC transporter ATP-binding protein encodes MEVRVANVRKEFERFPALHDVSLDIKSGELIALLGPSGSGKTTLLRLIAGLERPTRGKIFFGDEDASQKSIQERNVGFVFQHYALFRHMTVADNIGFGLKVRHGSSRPPAQEIRRRASELLDLVQLSGLEKRYPAQLSGGQRQRVALARAMAIEPKVLLLDEPFGALDAQVRRELRRWLREIHDRTGHTTVFVTHDQEEALELADRVVVMSQGRIEQVGTADDIYDTPNSPFVYGFIGESSSLPVKVENGEIWLADRPIGLAAPHAPEGDATLYFRPHDVELLDGCSGCIAGTVAASRRVAGTRRVELEIGGDRQRVEIELPVDHPAAQKSRVAFRPGRWKLFPAA; translated from the coding sequence ATGGAAGTTCGCGTTGCCAACGTGCGCAAGGAGTTTGAGCGGTTTCCAGCGCTCCATGACGTATCGCTCGACATCAAGTCGGGTGAACTGATCGCGCTGCTGGGCCCGTCCGGCTCCGGCAAGACGACGCTGCTCAGGCTGATCGCAGGGCTGGAACGGCCGACGCGCGGCAAGATCTTCTTCGGCGACGAGGACGCTTCGCAGAAGTCGATCCAGGAGCGCAATGTCGGCTTCGTGTTCCAGCACTATGCACTGTTCCGACACATGACGGTGGCCGACAATATCGGCTTCGGGCTCAAGGTCCGGCATGGCTCCTCGCGGCCGCCGGCGCAGGAAATCCGCCGCCGCGCCTCCGAGCTTCTCGATCTCGTTCAGCTTTCCGGCCTCGAAAAGCGTTATCCGGCCCAATTGTCCGGCGGCCAGCGCCAGCGTGTCGCGCTTGCCCGCGCCATGGCGATCGAGCCCAAGGTGCTGCTGCTCGACGAGCCGTTCGGCGCACTCGATGCGCAGGTCCGCCGGGAACTGCGCCGCTGGCTGCGCGAGATCCACGATCGCACCGGCCACACCACCGTCTTCGTCACCCACGACCAGGAAGAGGCGCTGGAGCTTGCCGACCGCGTCGTGGTGATGAGCCAGGGCCGCATCGAGCAGGTCGGCACGGCGGACGATATCTACGACACGCCGAACTCGCCCTTCGTCTACGGCTTCATTGGTGAATCGAGTTCGCTTCCCGTCAAGGTCGAGAATGGCGAGATCTGGCTCGCTGATCGCCCCATCGGGCTTGCGGCGCCGCACGCGCCCGAGGGTGATGCAACGCTCTATTTTCGCCCGCACGACGTCGAGTTGCTGGACGGCTGCAGCGGCTGCATCGCCGGCACGGTCGCCGCCAGCCGCCGCGTCGCCGGCACGCGCCGGGTGGAGCTCGAGATCGGCGGCGACCGCCAGCGGGTCGAGATCGAACTGCCCGTCGATCACCCGGCGGCACAGAAAAGCCGGGTGGCGTTCCGTCCGGGGCGCTGGAAGCTGTTTCCGGCGGCCTGA
- a CDS encoding ABC transporter permease: MVGKSDGGIAGRMPKFIRRADPAVLTAFACIVVLLLLGSLYSRSFLSPEYLLQQLKVASFLGVIATGMMLVILLGQIDLSVPWAVAAGAMMACAAAAYGPVGVALAIPFGIFCGVLIGVVNGIGVAYLRIPSMIITLATNAVAQGLMVVYTGGFSPQDSATGAMRYLATGFAIPGVPNAVIIWALIGAAMVFVLTRTGFGRTVYGIGNRERAAYLSGIDTRRVVMIAFAVSGGLSAFGGVLLAGYASKAAQSMGDAYLLPSIAAVVLGGTSILGGRGSYLGTVAGVILITLLQSILSVMQMPEAGRQIIYGVVIVAMLLLYGRAPASR; encoded by the coding sequence ATGGTTGGGAAGAGCGACGGCGGCATTGCCGGCCGCATGCCTAAATTCATCCGCCGCGCCGATCCGGCGGTGCTGACGGCTTTTGCCTGCATCGTGGTGCTGCTATTGCTGGGCAGCCTCTATTCGCGCAGCTTCCTGTCGCCTGAATATCTGCTGCAGCAGCTCAAGGTGGCCTCGTTCCTCGGTGTCATCGCCACCGGCATGATGCTGGTCATCCTGCTGGGCCAGATCGACCTTTCGGTGCCCTGGGCGGTGGCGGCGGGCGCCATGATGGCATGCGCGGCCGCCGCCTACGGTCCGGTCGGCGTCGCGCTGGCCATCCCGTTCGGCATCTTCTGCGGCGTGCTGATCGGCGTCGTCAACGGCATCGGCGTTGCCTATCTGCGCATCCCCTCGATGATCATCACGCTTGCCACCAACGCCGTCGCGCAAGGGCTGATGGTGGTCTACACCGGCGGCTTCTCGCCGCAGGATTCGGCCACCGGCGCCATGCGTTACCTCGCCACCGGCTTCGCCATTCCCGGCGTCCCCAACGCGGTCATCATCTGGGCGCTGATCGGGGCCGCGATGGTATTCGTGCTGACCCGCACCGGCTTCGGCCGCACCGTCTACGGCATCGGTAACCGCGAGCGCGCCGCCTATCTCTCGGGCATCGACACAAGGCGCGTGGTGATGATCGCCTTCGCCGTCTCCGGCGGGCTCTCCGCTTTCGGCGGCGTGCTTCTGGCCGGTTATGCCTCCAAGGCGGCGCAGTCGATGGGCGATGCCTATCTCTTGCCGTCGATCGCCGCGGTCGTGCTTGGCGGCACTTCGATCCTCGGCGGGCGCGGGTCCTATCTCGGCACCGTTGCCGGCGTCATCCTGATCACGCTCCTGCAATCCATCCTGTCGGTCATGCAGATGCCGGAGGCGGGGCGGCAGATCATCTATGGCGTCGTCATCGTCGCCATGCTGTTGCTCTACGGCCGCGCGCCGGCAAGCCGCTAG
- a CDS encoding ABC transporter permease, whose protein sequence is MKDWRYWLAEQRGTLLALGIFIVMFVIYTSNHPAGFTANVVQTAANKGVLLAFVAMAQTLVVITAGIDLSVGMIFLLTNCLASWLVVGTPAQTALGVIAVLAVGLLCGAINGAIVIYGRLQPIVATIATGAVYYGIGLLLRPFPGGSVNEDLADALTGRVFGVVPASLVVLLAIVLVVWVPFSRSVLGRAAYAAGSSETAAYMSGVPIRRGKFAAYTLAGLLASIGGLFLTFFTYTGEAAYASGNSYTLFSIAAVVLGGVSLFGGKGSAIGAIFGALAFRTIGDLLFVFDFDPLWQPLFQGVILLVAVSLGAFALFRVRNRLEWFL, encoded by the coding sequence GTGAAAGATTGGCGCTACTGGCTGGCCGAGCAGCGCGGAACGCTGCTTGCGCTCGGCATCTTCATCGTCATGTTCGTCATCTACACCTCGAACCATCCGGCCGGATTCACAGCCAATGTGGTGCAGACGGCGGCCAACAAGGGCGTGCTGCTCGCCTTCGTCGCCATGGCGCAGACGCTGGTGGTGATCACCGCCGGCATCGACCTGTCCGTCGGCATGATCTTCCTGCTCACCAACTGCCTGGCTTCCTGGCTGGTGGTAGGCACGCCGGCGCAGACGGCGCTCGGCGTCATCGCCGTGCTGGCTGTCGGCCTTCTGTGCGGCGCCATCAACGGCGCGATTGTCATCTATGGACGACTGCAGCCGATCGTTGCCACTATCGCCACGGGCGCCGTCTATTACGGCATCGGTCTTTTGCTACGGCCATTCCCGGGCGGCTCGGTCAATGAGGATCTTGCCGATGCGCTGACCGGCCGCGTGTTCGGCGTGGTGCCGGCGAGCCTCGTCGTGCTGCTCGCCATCGTGCTGGTGGTCTGGGTGCCGTTCAGCCGCTCGGTGCTTGGCCGGGCGGCCTACGCGGCGGGATCGTCGGAGACGGCGGCCTACATGTCGGGCGTGCCGATCCGGCGCGGCAAGTTCGCCGCCTACACGCTGGCCGGGCTGCTGGCATCGATCGGCGGCCTGTTCCTGACCTTCTTCACCTATACGGGCGAGGCGGCCTATGCCAGCGGCAATTCCTACACGCTGTTCTCGATCGCCGCCGTGGTGCTTGGCGGCGTCTCGCTGTTCGGCGGCAAGGGCAGCGCCATTGGCGCCATCTTCGGGGCACTCGCTTTCCGCACCATTGGCGATCTGTTGTTCGTGTTCGATTTCGATCCGCTCTGGCAGCCTTTGTTCCAGGGCGTTATCCTGCTGGTCGCCGTCAGCCTCGGCGCCTTCGCCCTGTTTCGGGTCCGCAACCGGCTGGAGTGGTTCCTGTGA
- a CDS encoding sugar ABC transporter ATP-binding protein, producing the protein MDGAAPLFRMEGISKRYGGVRALEKAELAVEAGSIHAILGENGAGKSTLIKVMAGVVAPDEGRMMLDGREVAFASPGAANKAGIVCIFQELSLIPELSVADNIVISDPPKRFGMIDRKAQRRIAEEALARAGAADIHPLALVKDLPLSRRQMVEIAKALARKPRILILDEATSALTAADVSKIFGVLKRLRSEGLALLYISHRMNEIAELADQCTVFRNGRNVASYKAGSKSDNEVVELMIGREYSHIFPPKPVAAAASAAPRLEARKLSWADRLHDISLTVRAGEVVGLGGLDGQGQRELLLAFFGVLRGLAGEVLIDGKPVAISSPAVARQDGVGMALIPEDRKTEGLMLPMTVRENLSFAALDRLSRSGIIDRAAEQRLIDDMVGLLAIKTAGLDIPVGALSGGNQQKVVIAKWLMRQPRIILLNDPTRGIDVGTKQEIYQLMRKLADAGAAILFYSTDYDELIGCCDRVLVLYDGAVKRELVGAEITERALISSALNIHGEESPVGLGASV; encoded by the coding sequence ATGGACGGTGCGGCTCCTCTCTTTCGCATGGAAGGCATATCCAAGCGCTATGGCGGCGTGCGGGCGCTGGAAAAGGCCGAGCTTGCGGTCGAAGCCGGCAGCATCCACGCCATTCTCGGTGAAAACGGCGCCGGCAAATCGACGCTGATCAAGGTCATGGCCGGTGTCGTGGCGCCCGACGAGGGCCGCATGATGCTGGATGGCCGCGAAGTGGCCTTCGCTTCGCCCGGCGCGGCGAACAAGGCCGGCATCGTCTGTATCTTCCAGGAACTGTCGCTGATCCCCGAACTCAGCGTTGCCGACAATATCGTCATTTCCGATCCGCCCAAACGCTTCGGCATGATCGACCGCAAGGCGCAGCGCCGCATCGCGGAGGAAGCCCTTGCCCGCGCCGGCGCGGCCGACATCCATCCGCTGGCGCTGGTCAAGGACCTGCCGTTGTCGCGCCGGCAGATGGTCGAGATCGCCAAGGCGTTGGCCAGAAAACCGCGCATCCTGATCCTCGACGAGGCAACCTCGGCGCTGACGGCGGCGGATGTCTCGAAGATATTCGGCGTCTTGAAGCGGCTGCGCTCGGAAGGGCTGGCGCTGCTCTACATCTCGCACCGCATGAACGAGATCGCCGAACTTGCCGATCAGTGCACGGTGTTCCGCAACGGCCGCAACGTCGCCAGCTACAAGGCTGGCTCGAAGAGCGACAATGAGGTGGTCGAACTGATGATCGGCCGCGAATACAGCCACATCTTTCCGCCCAAACCGGTGGCGGCAGCGGCCAGCGCCGCCCCCAGGCTCGAAGCGCGCAAGCTCTCCTGGGCCGACCGGCTGCACGATATTTCGCTGACCGTCAGGGCGGGCGAGGTGGTCGGCCTCGGCGGTCTTGACGGCCAGGGCCAGCGCGAATTGCTGCTTGCCTTCTTCGGTGTGCTGCGCGGCCTTGCCGGCGAGGTGTTGATCGACGGCAAGCCGGTGGCCATCAGCAGTCCCGCCGTGGCCCGACAGGACGGCGTCGGCATGGCGCTCATCCCGGAGGACCGCAAGACGGAAGGCTTGATGCTGCCAATGACGGTGCGCGAGAACCTGTCCTTTGCCGCGCTCGACCGGTTGTCCAGGAGCGGCATCATCGACCGCGCGGCCGAGCAGCGGCTGATCGACGACATGGTTGGTCTGCTGGCGATCAAGACGGCGGGTCTCGACATTCCGGTCGGCGCGCTGTCGGGCGGCAACCAGCAGAAGGTGGTTATCGCCAAATGGCTGATGCGCCAGCCGCGCATCATCCTGCTCAACGATCCGACGCGCGGCATCGATGTCGGCACCAAGCAGGAGATCTACCAGCTGATGCGCAAGCTGGCGGATGCCGGTGCGGCGATCCTGTTCTATTCGACCGACTATGACGAGCTGATCGGGTGCTGCGACCGTGTGCTGGTGCTTTACGATGGCGCGGTCAAGCGCGAACTGGTCGGCGCCGAGATCACCGAGCGGGCGCTGATATCGAGCGCGCTCAACATCCATGGCGAGGAGAGCCCGGTGGGCCTGGGAGCAAGCGTGTGA
- a CDS encoding RrF2 family transcriptional regulator, with product MLTKKGKYGLKALVHLSSLPIGQLAFVNDIAVANNIPKKFLDAILGELRNAGFVQSRKGKEGGYRLARPASEIKIGHVVRVLDGPLAPIPCASRTQYQRCEDCDEATCQVRHMMLEVRQAIAEVLDNRSLAAMRDADNDDFPVELSSQI from the coding sequence ATGCTGACAAAAAAAGGCAAATACGGCCTCAAGGCCCTCGTGCATCTTTCCAGTCTCCCGATTGGCCAATTGGCCTTCGTCAACGACATCGCCGTCGCCAACAACATCCCGAAGAAATTCCTGGATGCCATTCTGGGCGAACTGCGCAATGCCGGCTTCGTCCAGAGCCGCAAGGGCAAGGAAGGCGGCTATCGCCTCGCCCGCCCCGCCTCGGAGATCAAGATCGGCCACGTCGTGCGCGTGCTCGACGGGCCGCTGGCGCCCATTCCCTGCGCCAGCCGCACGCAGTACCAGCGCTGCGAGGATTGCGACGAAGCGACCTGCCAGGTCCGGCACATGATGCTGGAAGTGCGCCAGGCGATCGCCGAGGTGCTCGACAACAGAAGCCTCGCCGCCATGCGCGATGCCGATAACGACGATTTCCCGGTCGAACTGTCCTCGCAGATCTAG
- a CDS encoding type II toxin-antitoxin system VapC family toxin, which yields MRFMLDTNVISDMIRNPAGKAASAMVREGDAAVCTSIVVASELRYGCARKGSAKLLKKVEDLLAEIPVLPLDVSVDAEYGALRAELEAADQPIGHNDLFIAAHACVLGTTLVTANVGKFARIRKLKVENWLE from the coding sequence ATGCGGTTCATGTTGGATACAAACGTCATTAGCGACATGATCCGAAACCCGGCCGGCAAGGCTGCCAGTGCAATGGTGCGCGAAGGTGACGCCGCTGTTTGCACCAGCATCGTCGTCGCCTCTGAATTGCGATATGGGTGCGCCAGGAAGGGATCGGCCAAGCTGCTCAAGAAGGTCGAGGATCTGCTGGCCGAGATCCCTGTATTGCCGCTCGACGTATCGGTGGACGCTGAATACGGCGCGCTTCGCGCCGAGTTGGAGGCCGCTGACCAACCCATTGGCCACAATGACCTTTTTATTGCCGCTCACGCCTGCGTGTTGGGCACTACATTGGTGACGGCCAATGTGGGGAAGTTCGCCCGGATACGGAAGCTGAAGGTCGAGAACTGGCTGGAATAG
- a CDS encoding antitoxin — MPQHRHTTASPPKEAKLFRNNRSQAVRIPVEFELPGDKVLISREGDRLVIEPLRKPGLAALLAQWAKEPPLGPEDDFPGIRDAPVEAEDIF, encoded by the coding sequence GTGCCACAGCACCGGCATACAACCGCGTCGCCTCCGAAGGAGGCCAAGCTCTTCCGCAACAACCGCAGCCAGGCGGTGCGTATTCCCGTCGAATTCGAGCTCCCCGGTGACAAGGTTCTGATCAGCCGCGAAGGCGACCGCCTTGTCATCGAGCCGCTCCGCAAACCAGGCCTTGCCGCGCTGCTCGCCCAATGGGCGAAAGAGCCACCGCTTGGTCCTGAGGACGACTTTCCCGGGATCAGGGATGCGCCTGTTGAAGCCGAGGACATTTTCTGA
- a CDS encoding sugar ABC transporter substrate-binding protein, translating into MIKSLVGGIVAASAFVMLNSAAMAAGPEIVSGPAAQADCFAPWGADTKFFKYPKKEGPFRIAFANGYIANTWRIQMVQTAKAYAAQPDVKAKIKEFKVVSTGEDVPAQISAINNFIDSGYDAIVTDAQNPTAFGPVIKRAKEAGIVLVAFDNILDTKDAINVNVDQKGLGELWAKWLVEKVPNGGKILEVRGVAGTSVDTDRHNGIHEVFDASGKKWDVTEVAGKWDDGVAQKVTADAIATNGPFDGITGQGGDTGIVQAMIDAKHPFVPFGGETENGFRKFCAAHSADGLKCTSAGSGPAQVAVAIKTAIAALEGEVVPQEVKLPLAVATDPDMKEGTDYFPKESDNFFVGNSFPTCGINFSAQEIMGQTKENQ; encoded by the coding sequence ATGATCAAGTCACTTGTCGGTGGCATTGTTGCCGCCAGCGCATTCGTCATGCTCAACTCGGCCGCCATGGCCGCCGGCCCGGAAATCGTATCCGGACCCGCCGCCCAGGCCGACTGCTTCGCGCCGTGGGGCGCGGACACGAAATTCTTCAAATATCCGAAGAAGGAAGGCCCGTTCCGCATCGCCTTCGCCAATGGCTATATCGCCAATACCTGGCGCATCCAGATGGTGCAGACGGCCAAGGCCTATGCGGCCCAGCCCGACGTCAAGGCCAAGATCAAGGAATTCAAGGTCGTCTCGACCGGCGAGGACGTGCCGGCGCAGATCTCGGCGATCAACAATTTCATCGATTCCGGCTATGACGCCATCGTCACCGACGCGCAGAACCCGACCGCTTTCGGTCCGGTCATCAAGCGCGCCAAGGAAGCCGGCATCGTGCTGGTCGCCTTCGACAACATCCTCGACACCAAGGATGCCATCAACGTCAATGTCGACCAGAAGGGTCTTGGCGAATTGTGGGCCAAGTGGCTGGTCGAGAAGGTGCCGAATGGCGGCAAGATCCTCGAGGTGCGCGGCGTGGCCGGTACCTCCGTCGATACCGATCGCCACAATGGCATCCATGAGGTGTTCGACGCCTCCGGCAAAAAATGGGACGTCACCGAAGTCGCCGGCAAATGGGATGACGGCGTGGCGCAGAAGGTGACGGCCGACGCCATCGCCACCAACGGTCCGTTCGACGGCATCACCGGCCAGGGCGGCGATACCGGCATCGTTCAGGCGATGATCGATGCCAAGCACCCGTTCGTGCCGTTCGGCGGCGAAACCGAAAACGGCTTCCGCAAGTTCTGCGCGGCCCATTCCGCCGATGGTCTGAAATGCACCTCCGCCGGCTCCGGTCCGGCCCAGGTTGCCGTCGCCATCAAGACCGCGATCGCGGCACTCGAAGGCGAGGTGGTGCCACAGGAAGTGAAGCTGCCGCTGGCTGTCGCCACGGATCCTGACATGAAGGAAGGTACCGATTACTTCCCGAAGGAATCCGACAATTTCTTCGTCGGCAATTCCTTCCCGACCTGCGGCATCAATTTCAGTGCCCAGGAAATCATGGGGCAGACCAAGGAAAACCAGTAA
- a CDS encoding gluconokinase, producing MDQETAQAPTRPPVSVPPAIVVMGVAGCGKSAVGTALAAALGAIFIEGDRLHPPENVARMASGEPLTDQLREGWLDAIGEHIAASASKGEGVVAACSALKRGYRERLRGFCRDITFLYLEIDPATASARVASRKGHFMPASLVGSQFAILEPPGRDERALTIDATRPVADVVAEAIRLLAKS from the coding sequence ATGGACCAAGAAACAGCGCAGGCGCCGACGCGCCCCCCCGTCTCAGTGCCTCCGGCCATCGTGGTGATGGGCGTCGCCGGCTGCGGCAAGTCGGCCGTCGGCACCGCGCTGGCGGCCGCGCTGGGCGCCATCTTCATCGAGGGCGACAGGCTGCACCCGCCCGAGAATGTCGCCCGCATGGCAAGCGGCGAGCCGCTCACCGATCAACTGCGCGAAGGCTGGCTCGATGCGATCGGCGAGCACATCGCGGCATCGGCCAGCAAAGGGGAGGGCGTGGTCGCGGCCTGCTCGGCGCTGAAGCGCGGCTATCGCGAACGTCTGCGCGGTTTTTGCCGTGATATCACCTTCCTCTACCTGGAGATCGACCCGGCGACGGCGAGCGCGCGGGTCGCCAGCCGGAAGGGGCATTTCATGCCGGCCAGCCTGGTCGGCAGCCAGTTCGCCATACTGGAGCCGCCGGGCAGGGATGAGCGGGCCCTGACGATCGACGCGACGAGACCCGTCGCCGATGTCGTTGCCGAAGCGATCCGGCTGCTGGCCAAGTCATGA